In one window of Blastopirellula marina DNA:
- a CDS encoding metallophosphoesterase: protein MYALMAILMLIAGIGHLAIWTRLHSVVHAMPYRQWLIDTVEFFIYAMSLLIPALFLIWWIQQPLHSTVAPHEIQQYSLLYYIWYVYGVMCVIAFIAASLLWLFYHYESQAYAAHVEQRPLARYDFGDVADQMLGNTTARMGSMIPGNEILQLEVNRKEIQLHRLPEQLDGLTITHISDLHLKGHMTEAFYRKIVDQVNDLQSDMIVIAGDVFDRDKCFAWSTATLGQLTAPCGVYFVLGNHEMRTSDPNLARKTLVDDGLIYLGGRHLTLMIRDYPVVLAGNELPWHPPAADMSTHDPAKHDQLPFKLLVAHTPDQFGWARQNDFDLMLAGHVHGGQIRLPGIGPIVSPSVHGTRYACGIFYSTPTVMHVSRGISGTTPLRLNCPPEISQLVLRSTK, encoded by the coding sequence ATGTATGCACTAATGGCGATCCTGATGCTTATCGCAGGCATCGGGCACTTGGCAATTTGGACTCGGCTGCACAGTGTTGTTCATGCGATGCCATACCGACAATGGCTGATCGATACGGTTGAGTTCTTTATCTACGCGATGTCTCTGCTGATCCCTGCTCTGTTTTTAATATGGTGGATTCAGCAACCACTTCATTCCACAGTTGCGCCGCACGAAATTCAGCAATACTCGCTACTGTATTACATTTGGTACGTTTACGGCGTTATGTGCGTGATCGCCTTTATCGCCGCATCGCTGCTCTGGTTGTTCTATCACTACGAATCGCAGGCATACGCTGCACATGTCGAACAGCGGCCCCTGGCACGCTACGACTTCGGTGATGTGGCGGATCAAATGCTGGGCAACACGACGGCTCGGATGGGAAGCATGATCCCAGGAAACGAAATCCTGCAATTGGAAGTGAACCGGAAAGAGATTCAGCTTCACCGATTGCCCGAGCAGCTAGATGGTTTGACTATCACGCACATCTCCGATCTGCACTTGAAGGGTCACATGACCGAAGCGTTCTACCGCAAGATCGTCGACCAAGTCAACGATTTGCAGTCAGACATGATAGTCATCGCTGGCGACGTCTTCGATCGCGACAAATGCTTTGCCTGGTCCACCGCCACGCTCGGACAGTTGACAGCTCCGTGCGGAGTTTATTTCGTGCTGGGCAATCACGAGATGCGGACATCCGATCCCAATCTGGCTCGTAAGACGCTCGTCGACGATGGCTTGATTTATCTCGGCGGACGTCACTTGACTTTGATGATTCGCGACTATCCGGTAGTTCTAGCCGGGAACGAACTGCCGTGGCACCCTCCGGCGGCCGATATGAGCACGCACGATCCGGCCAAGCATGACCAACTGCCGTTCAAACTTTTAGTCGCCCACACACCTGACCAATTCGGCTGGGCTAGGCAAAATGACTTTGACTTAATGCTCGCTGGTCATGTCCACGGCGGTCAGATCCGTTTACCCGGCATTGGCCCAATCGTGAGTCCAAGTGTGCATGGAACGCGTTATGCGTGCGGTATCTTCTATTCCACACCCACGGTGATGCACGTAAGCCGTGGGATCTCGGGCACGACTCCGCTGCGTTTAAACTGCCCGCCAGAAATCTCACAGCTGGTTCTTCGCAGCACGAAGTGA
- a CDS encoding VWA domain-containing protein encodes MFGVDIAFNKPWFLLLLAGLPLLWVFSFRSISGLGRVRRFFALGLRSLVYVLLVFCLAEMQLRHTSERVSVIYVLDQSESIPREKRAAMVQYVVKDVAEHRNAARGDRAGVVVFGREAAIEVPPYDDNLPIQQGKLEAMMQVRTDATNLEGALKLAQASFSEDSAKRVVIVTDGNETVGDVQSVARQLAENGIGIDVVPIELSSRAEVAVEKISLPSDIRKGQPVQVNVVLNNMTEAGADDDGKVSGKVIVVRKQGQREDVLIEQPMELEPGKKVLTFEHTIDQSDFYTYEARFVPDDRLDDSMPQNNLASAFAHVRGEGSVLLIEDWENPGEFDYLIERLKANNIEVELMQSNSLFTSLAELQRFDCVILGDLPRTSGGGAGDISSFSDQQIEMLVRNSQQMGCGLLMIGGPRSFGAGGWSNTELEKAMPVDFNIKDAKVVPVGALVMMMHASELAQGNFWQKVVAREALKALGPQDYCGLIHWSGTDQWMWGGQTGLLPVGPNRNQMLARLNRMTPGDMPQFDPAMKMSLAGFNAIQAQGANVAIKHMIVISDGDPSPPLPATVTAYINAGIKITTVAIGTHGPAGSTPLRNLASQTGGKYYAVTDPKALPRIYQREARRIAQPLVKEHPGMVPITYPHEVLEGIEGFPPFDGYVMTTLKDNALVDAGMIAPVPAEHPENATLMATWTYGVGRTGVLTTDAGKRWTNNWTAWEGYDKFYSQLVRFMMRPTDNQGNFTVASEVKDGKVRVVVTATDEKDEYLNFLKLSGTAVDPEMESKDFQLRQIASGRYVGEFDADKSGSYFLSILPGPGEAPIRTGANVPYSAEFRQQRLNSALVDALAALKPRGGEAGQVIAGDFAIGRVDELLVVDTFRHDLPKAISSQHVWPILLVLCGLVFFEDVFVRRVTIGTEWIGTSYRWLYAKVFGAPQQEEEEDRMERLRVIKERATADYDERKSAARFEVGLDDAERTGSAVDEELASKSPSAGGLPKKKVALDEGKQDDDSYTSRLLKAKKGARKKPPGGMDNPGST; translated from the coding sequence ATGTTTGGCGTTGATATTGCGTTCAACAAGCCGTGGTTTCTGCTGTTGCTGGCAGGGCTGCCGCTGTTATGGGTCTTCAGTTTTCGCAGCATCTCAGGTTTGGGACGCGTGCGACGGTTCTTTGCGTTAGGGCTCCGCTCGCTCGTTTACGTGCTGCTGGTCTTTTGCTTGGCAGAAATGCAACTTCGGCATACCAGCGAACGCGTCTCGGTGATCTATGTGCTGGACCAATCGGAGAGTATCCCGCGCGAGAAGCGGGCCGCGATGGTGCAGTATGTCGTGAAAGATGTCGCCGAACATCGCAACGCAGCCCGCGGTGACCGAGCTGGTGTGGTCGTGTTTGGGCGCGAAGCTGCCATCGAAGTTCCTCCTTACGACGACAATTTGCCCATTCAGCAAGGCAAGCTGGAAGCCATGATGCAGGTTCGTACGGACGCGACGAACTTAGAAGGCGCGTTGAAGCTGGCTCAAGCCTCATTCTCAGAGGATTCCGCGAAACGCGTGGTGATTGTCACGGACGGTAATGAAACGGTCGGTGACGTTCAAAGTGTGGCTCGGCAATTGGCTGAGAATGGCATCGGTATCGATGTTGTCCCGATCGAATTATCAAGCCGCGCCGAAGTCGCCGTCGAAAAGATCTCGCTTCCTAGCGATATTCGCAAAGGGCAGCCGGTTCAAGTCAATGTTGTGCTCAATAACATGACCGAAGCAGGAGCTGATGATGACGGCAAGGTCTCCGGCAAAGTGATCGTTGTTCGTAAGCAGGGGCAACGCGAAGATGTGCTTATCGAACAGCCGATGGAGCTTGAACCTGGTAAGAAAGTGCTGACCTTCGAGCACACCATTGATCAATCCGACTTTTACACCTACGAAGCTCGCTTTGTTCCCGATGATCGTCTCGACGACTCGATGCCGCAAAATAATCTGGCCTCTGCCTTCGCTCATGTACGAGGGGAAGGCAGTGTGCTGCTGATCGAAGACTGGGAGAATCCTGGAGAGTTTGACTACCTTATTGAACGACTGAAAGCGAATAACATTGAAGTTGAGTTGATGCAAAGCAACTCGTTGTTCACCTCATTGGCTGAGTTGCAGCGGTTTGATTGCGTGATCTTGGGCGATCTTCCCCGGACCAGCGGCGGTGGTGCTGGCGATATTTCCAGTTTCAGTGATCAGCAGATTGAAATGTTGGTCCGTAACAGTCAGCAGATGGGGTGTGGGCTGCTGATGATCGGCGGACCTCGCTCGTTCGGTGCTGGCGGTTGGTCGAACACTGAACTGGAAAAAGCGATGCCGGTCGACTTCAACATCAAGGATGCCAAGGTTGTCCCGGTCGGGGCGTTGGTGATGATGATGCATGCATCTGAGCTGGCGCAAGGTAACTTCTGGCAGAAAGTAGTTGCCCGGGAAGCGCTCAAAGCGTTAGGCCCGCAAGATTACTGCGGTTTGATCCACTGGAGTGGAACAGACCAATGGATGTGGGGAGGACAGACAGGCTTGTTGCCGGTTGGTCCGAACCGAAATCAAATGCTGGCCCGTCTTAACCGGATGACGCCAGGGGACATGCCCCAGTTCGATCCCGCGATGAAGATGTCGTTGGCTGGCTTCAACGCAATCCAAGCGCAAGGGGCGAACGTTGCGATCAAGCACATGATCGTGATTAGCGATGGTGATCCCTCGCCGCCACTACCGGCGACAGTCACGGCCTACATTAACGCGGGCATCAAGATCACAACAGTAGCGATCGGTACGCATGGTCCTGCTGGGAGTACACCACTGCGAAATCTGGCATCCCAGACTGGTGGCAAGTATTACGCTGTAACCGATCCGAAAGCTTTGCCGAGAATTTACCAGCGTGAAGCTCGTCGCATTGCTCAGCCATTGGTGAAGGAACATCCAGGAATGGTTCCGATTACCTATCCGCACGAAGTGCTCGAAGGTATCGAAGGCTTTCCTCCGTTCGATGGCTATGTGATGACGACCTTGAAAGACAATGCGTTGGTGGACGCAGGTATGATCGCACCGGTACCGGCCGAACATCCCGAGAATGCAACCTTGATGGCAACTTGGACTTACGGTGTCGGACGAACGGGAGTGCTGACCACGGATGCGGGTAAACGCTGGACCAACAACTGGACGGCGTGGGAAGGTTACGACAAGTTCTATTCGCAGCTTGTTCGTTTCATGATGCGTCCAACCGACAATCAAGGCAACTTCACGGTCGCCAGTGAAGTGAAAGATGGCAAAGTACGCGTGGTAGTTACTGCCACCGATGAGAAAGATGAGTACCTGAACTTCCTCAAACTGTCCGGTACTGCCGTTGATCCTGAGATGGAATCGAAGGACTTTCAACTTCGCCAGATTGCCTCTGGACGTTACGTGGGTGAGTTCGATGCTGATAAATCAGGAAGCTATTTCCTTTCGATTTTGCCTGGACCTGGGGAAGCACCAATCCGCACCGGAGCAAACGTTCCTTACTCGGCGGAGTTTCGTCAGCAACGCTTGAATTCCGCCTTGGTCGATGCGCTTGCCGCGTTGAAGCCACGTGGTGGTGAAGCGGGACAAGTCATCGCCGGCGACTTCGCGATAGGTCGCGTTGATGAATTGCTAGTGGTCGATACCTTTCGGCATGACTTGCCCAAAGCAATTAGTAGTCAGCATGTCTGGCCGATTTTGCTGGTGCTATGCGGACTCGTATTCTTCGAAGATGTCTTCGTCCGTCGCGTGACGATTGGAACCGAATGGATTGGAACTTCGTATCGTTGGTTATATGCCAAGGTCTTTGGCGCGCCCCAGCAGGAAGAGGAAGAAGATCGAATGGAACGCTTGCGCGTTATCAAGGAACGCGCGACCGCCGACTATGACGAACGGAAGTCGGCGGCGAGGTTTGAGGTCGGGCTTGATGATGCCGAGCGAACCGGCTCGGCTGTCGACGAGGAACTCGCTTCCAAGTCGCCGAGTGCCGGTGGGCTACCTAAGAAAAAGGTCGCTCTGGACGAAGGGAAGCAAGACGACGATTCCTACACATCTCGCTTGTTGAAAGCTAAAAAAGGAGCTCGCAAGAAGCCGCCCGGTGGGATGGACAATCCCGGTTCGACCTAA
- a CDS encoding DUF58 domain-containing protein, producing MAKTNIVSDLLSPELLAQLERMELVSRKVFRGRMKGERRSKRKGTSVEFADFRPYVAGDDLRFIDWNMYARLDRLFLKMFLEEEDLHFYTLIDASTSMDFGTPSKLTYAKQLAAALGFVGLCRTDRVRIETLGTSTRKPGPVLRGRQSVWRMLDYLDGIEPGENVPLLEGAKNFCLRNSGKGILVLITDLMDKSGFEPALRFLSTQQMDVYVIQTLAPVELNPAEQIKGDLKLVDCEDGDIAEITVSRPLLDKYKRTLDAFVDGARTFCAKRGMAYMLANTEVPVGSLVSNYLRQRGLVR from the coding sequence ATGGCGAAAACGAATATCGTTTCCGATCTCTTGTCTCCGGAACTGCTGGCCCAGTTAGAACGCATGGAACTGGTCAGTCGGAAGGTGTTTCGTGGACGGATGAAGGGGGAACGACGCAGTAAGCGGAAAGGGACGAGTGTCGAGTTTGCCGACTTTCGCCCTTACGTCGCTGGCGACGACCTCCGTTTCATCGATTGGAACATGTACGCCCGGCTCGATCGTTTGTTCTTGAAGATGTTCCTAGAAGAGGAAGATCTTCACTTCTACACGCTGATTGATGCCAGTACCTCGATGGACTTTGGGACACCCAGTAAGCTAACCTACGCTAAGCAATTGGCGGCCGCACTCGGCTTTGTTGGACTCTGCCGAACCGACCGGGTGCGGATTGAGACACTTGGTACGTCGACTCGTAAGCCTGGCCCGGTTCTACGCGGAAGGCAAAGTGTTTGGCGAATGCTTGACTACTTAGACGGCATTGAACCAGGCGAGAATGTACCGCTGTTGGAAGGTGCGAAAAACTTCTGTCTGCGCAACAGTGGCAAGGGGATTTTGGTTCTCATTACCGACTTGATGGACAAGTCAGGCTTCGAACCTGCCTTGCGTTTCCTTTCGACGCAGCAAATGGATGTTTATGTCATTCAAACCTTGGCCCCGGTAGAACTGAATCCCGCAGAGCAGATCAAAGGGGATTTGAAACTGGTTGATTGCGAGGATGGTGACATTGCCGAAATCACGGTTAGTCGTCCTTTGCTCGACAAGTACAAGCGGACGCTCGACGCGTTTGTCGATGGTGCGCGAACCTTCTGTGCCAAACGCGGCATGGCCTACATGCTGGCCAACACAGAGGTGCCGGTTGGCAGCCTCGTTTCCAATTACCTGCGGCAACGAGGGCTGGTGCGATGA
- the rpiB gene encoding ribose 5-phosphate isomerase B, with the protein MKIAIGSDHRGFEVKTKIIEHIKKLGHEAIDCGAHDCGAIDYPDIASAVSEKIVHGDVDRGILICGSGIGMAITANKFPGVRAATCHDDLTAEMSRRHNNVNVMCLSADLLGERLIDRMVDLWINTAFEKGRHQRRVDKISEVERRFSKDKP; encoded by the coding sequence ATGAAAATCGCGATAGGAAGTGATCATCGTGGATTCGAAGTAAAAACGAAGATCATCGAGCACATAAAAAAGCTGGGACACGAGGCAATCGACTGCGGTGCCCACGACTGCGGTGCGATCGACTATCCCGATATTGCTTCAGCCGTCAGCGAGAAGATCGTTCATGGAGACGTCGACCGCGGAATCTTGATCTGTGGCTCGGGAATTGGCATGGCGATCACCGCCAACAAGTTCCCCGGCGTTCGTGCAGCAACCTGTCACGATGATTTAACCGCAGAAATGAGCCGTAGGCACAACAACGTGAATGTGATGTGCCTTTCCGCCGACCTGCTGGGCGAGCGATTAATCGATCGCATGGTCGATTTGTGGATCAACACGGCCTTTGAGAAAGGTCGCCACCAACGACGTGTCGACAAGATTTCGGAAGTTGAACGCCGGTTCTCCAAAGATAAGCCGTAA
- a CDS encoding AAA family ATPase yields the protein MSVAESMQQQAEEFRSRYTAVKEQVQRVIVGHEDIVHGVLTCLFVGGHCLLEGVPGLGKTLLVRTLAEALHLDFNRIQYTPDLMPADILGTNMVMETPDGRRVFEFQKGPIFTQICLADEINRATPKTQSAMLETMQEGCVTVGGHRYVLDKPFFVLATQNPIEQEGTYPLPEAQLDRFLFKLVVGYSSAEDLGTIIDRTTKGTRIQTEQVMDAAEILKWQQVIREVILAKHVQDYIVRLTLATHPEGPLALPITNQYLRWGSSPRGAQTLALTAKVRALLDGRYNVSYEDVRRVYLPAMRHRVILNFEAQAEGLDTDHVLLELLEKVPEKADDTVLASVAR from the coding sequence ATGAGTGTCGCCGAATCGATGCAGCAGCAAGCGGAGGAATTTCGTAGTCGCTACACGGCCGTCAAAGAACAAGTGCAACGCGTGATCGTCGGGCACGAAGATATTGTGCACGGCGTTTTGACCTGTCTGTTTGTGGGTGGTCACTGTTTATTGGAAGGTGTCCCTGGTCTGGGGAAGACGCTTTTGGTTCGTACTCTGGCTGAAGCACTACACCTCGACTTCAATCGTATTCAGTACACGCCTGACTTAATGCCGGCCGATATTCTAGGAACCAACATGGTGATGGAGACGCCCGATGGTCGTCGGGTGTTTGAATTCCAGAAGGGCCCGATCTTCACTCAGATTTGTCTCGCCGACGAAATCAATCGTGCCACGCCAAAAACGCAGTCAGCGATGCTGGAAACCATGCAGGAAGGCTGTGTGACGGTTGGTGGTCATCGCTATGTGCTTGACAAGCCGTTCTTCGTGTTGGCAACGCAAAACCCGATTGAACAGGAAGGGACTTATCCGTTGCCGGAAGCCCAACTCGACCGCTTTTTGTTCAAGCTGGTGGTCGGGTATTCCAGCGCCGAGGATCTGGGAACGATCATCGATCGAACCACGAAGGGAACGAGGATTCAAACCGAGCAGGTCATGGACGCCGCCGAAATTCTGAAATGGCAGCAAGTCATTCGCGAGGTGATTCTGGCGAAGCACGTTCAGGACTACATCGTTCGCCTGACTCTGGCGACCCATCCAGAAGGACCTTTGGCACTTCCCATAACCAATCAATATTTACGCTGGGGTTCAAGCCCGCGTGGTGCTCAAACGTTGGCACTTACCGCCAAAGTGAGAGCGCTGCTCGATGGTCGCTACAATGTGAGCTACGAAGACGTTCGCCGTGTCTACTTACCGGCAATGCGGCATCGCGTGATTTTGAACTTCGAAGCCCAGGCCGAAGGACTCGATACTGATCACGTCCTCTTGGAACTGCTGGAAAAGGTGCCTGAAAAAGCGGATGACACCGTCTTGGCGAGTGTCGCCCGATAG
- a CDS encoding vWA domain-containing protein — protein MSSFINTLGPVGWTLLALVPPAIVALYFLKLRRQPLEVPSTFLWSRTIEDLHVNSLWQKMRQSLLLFLQLLFVLLLILAVLRPGMEGEQQLVGDRFVFLIDNSASMGTKDEQSDRTRLEEAKRRVLEMIDQMDSGDVGMIVTFSDRASVTQQFTDNQRVLTSKVNAIQPTEHTTDIMEALRVASGLANPGQSAFEDGDVQVADAKPATAYILSDGRFQTITDFSFGNLQPVYVPMGSFNTGNVGILAFSTQRNAEKEDELQVFARIARFGPEPSEVTANLYFNGELLDVARIQLDNEDGTGGVQFDLGNLDVGKLRIEIEHEDLFPADNIAYAAINPPERAKVLVVSAGNDYLKFALGTDQIRRIADVTLVDPDFLKGEDYPKEAASGLYDVIVYDDCVPEVMPESNTVFFGQRPPVDGWKFSEEKVLPQIIDIAQSHPIMSFVNLGNVSIYKSASLEFPPGGTTLIESDQGALMAIAPRKSFEDAVLGFAFLTSEDDKTFYNTEWTKRLSFPVFVKNLVEYLGDVKQGQGEMSIRPGENFNFRSNGFAKEVHITPPQGRQRTIVPTADNLFSFGETDLLGTYEVREGDAKDVTQYFSVNIFDVQESDVEPKAEIETQWETIEGQSAWLPMRREFWKWLVVLALVVLLIEWYIYNRRVYV, from the coding sequence ATGAGCTCGTTTATCAACACGCTTGGTCCTGTAGGTTGGACACTTTTGGCGCTGGTGCCCCCAGCGATCGTCGCTCTCTACTTCTTAAAGCTTCGTCGACAGCCACTGGAGGTTCCCAGTACGTTCCTGTGGAGCCGCACGATCGAAGACCTGCATGTGAATAGCTTGTGGCAGAAGATGCGACAAAGTTTGTTGCTGTTCCTGCAACTGCTATTCGTCCTTCTACTTATCCTGGCGGTATTAAGGCCGGGTATGGAAGGAGAGCAACAACTGGTGGGGGATCGATTTGTTTTCCTGATCGATAACTCGGCCAGCATGGGGACCAAAGATGAGCAGTCGGACCGCACGCGTTTAGAGGAAGCGAAACGCCGTGTGCTTGAAATGATTGATCAGATGGACAGTGGCGACGTCGGGATGATCGTTACATTCTCCGATCGGGCCAGCGTGACCCAGCAATTTACTGACAACCAACGTGTGTTGACCTCGAAGGTAAATGCGATTCAGCCAACCGAGCATACGACCGACATCATGGAGGCTCTCCGTGTTGCGTCTGGCCTGGCGAATCCCGGGCAGTCCGCTTTTGAAGACGGGGACGTTCAAGTCGCAGATGCGAAGCCGGCGACTGCTTATATTTTAAGTGATGGTCGCTTTCAGACGATTACTGACTTTTCGTTTGGTAACTTGCAGCCGGTGTACGTTCCGATGGGAAGTTTCAATACCGGTAATGTTGGTATCCTCGCGTTTAGCACGCAGCGAAATGCAGAGAAGGAAGACGAACTTCAGGTCTTTGCCCGCATTGCGAGGTTCGGTCCAGAACCAAGTGAAGTAACCGCGAATTTATACTTCAATGGGGAGTTGCTCGATGTCGCACGCATTCAACTCGACAACGAGGATGGTACTGGCGGCGTGCAGTTTGATCTCGGAAATTTGGATGTCGGTAAGTTACGTATCGAGATCGAACATGAGGATTTGTTTCCCGCCGACAATATCGCCTACGCTGCGATAAATCCACCGGAGCGGGCCAAGGTATTGGTCGTCTCGGCTGGCAACGACTATTTGAAATTCGCCCTGGGAACCGACCAAATCCGACGCATTGCTGACGTGACCTTGGTGGACCCCGACTTCCTCAAGGGAGAAGACTATCCGAAGGAAGCGGCGAGCGGTCTTTACGACGTGATTGTGTACGACGACTGCGTGCCCGAAGTAATGCCCGAGTCGAATACCGTATTCTTTGGTCAGCGACCACCGGTCGATGGATGGAAATTCTCCGAAGAAAAGGTACTTCCGCAGATCATCGACATCGCGCAAAGCCATCCGATTATGTCGTTCGTGAACCTGGGTAATGTATCGATTTACAAATCGGCATCCTTGGAGTTTCCCCCCGGCGGTACCACGCTGATTGAGTCAGACCAAGGGGCCCTGATGGCGATTGCTCCTCGCAAAAGTTTTGAAGACGCCGTGCTAGGTTTCGCGTTCCTCACATCCGAGGACGACAAGACCTTCTACAACACCGAATGGACCAAGCGGCTTAGTTTCCCGGTATTCGTTAAGAATCTGGTGGAATACCTGGGTGACGTCAAGCAAGGCCAAGGTGAAATGAGCATCCGTCCGGGCGAAAACTTCAATTTCCGCTCGAACGGATTTGCTAAAGAAGTCCACATTACGCCTCCACAAGGTCGACAGCGTACAATTGTGCCAACTGCCGACAATCTCTTTTCGTTTGGCGAGACAGACTTGCTGGGCACCTATGAAGTCCGCGAGGGGGATGCGAAGGATGTGACCCAATACTTCTCTGTCAACATCTTTGATGTTCAGGAAAGTGATGTTGAGCCGAAGGCCGAGATTGAAACCCAGTGGGAAACAATCGAAGGGCAATCGGCTTGGCTGCCAATGCGTCGCGAATTTTGGAAATGGCTTGTCGTCCTGGCGCTCGTGGTGTTGTTGATTGAATGGTATATCTACAACCGCCGAGTCTATGTGTAA
- a CDS encoding NHL repeat-containing protein, translating to MSRTSHKRIRLLPCAETPFIVTFFDFQRYFGRPTAVMSLVWGLSCIGWMGCVPAGEPSTEPEVVWGRRGVSEGMFEKPRAAAISPDNEIFIVDMTARIQVFDLDGNFLRAWQIPEFYKGRPSGLSFNNDGNLLVADTHYNRMLVYTPDGKLLDDQTIGGIEGSQPGEFGFVTDAVQDSMGNYYISEYGQHDRVQKFDREGTFLFQWGGHGQEPGQFIRPQNMVVDENDHIWVADACNHRIQVFDASGDEAKLIKIWGEHGSEPGQMGYPYDLQLDGEGHLYVIEYSNHRVQKFDLEGNSLGTWGVSGREPGQLASPWALVRDQYGRIHVIDSENHRVQRIRL from the coding sequence ATGAGTCGAACGTCTCACAAGCGGATTCGGCTCCTCCCTTGTGCTGAAACACCGTTCATCGTGACATTTTTTGACTTCCAACGCTATTTTGGCCGCCCTACGGCAGTGATGAGCCTCGTTTGGGGGCTTTCTTGCATTGGTTGGATGGGGTGCGTCCCGGCAGGCGAACCATCCACCGAGCCTGAGGTCGTATGGGGGCGTCGTGGCGTATCCGAAGGGATGTTCGAGAAGCCTCGCGCCGCAGCGATCAGCCCAGACAATGAGATCTTCATCGTCGATATGACGGCTAGGATCCAGGTTTTTGACCTTGATGGCAACTTTCTGCGTGCTTGGCAGATCCCTGAATTCTACAAAGGCCGCCCCTCCGGTCTATCGTTCAACAACGATGGCAATCTCTTGGTGGCTGATACTCATTACAACCGCATGTTGGTTTATACGCCGGACGGAAAACTGCTTGACGACCAAACAATTGGCGGGATCGAGGGTTCGCAACCTGGGGAATTTGGTTTTGTGACTGACGCAGTCCAGGACTCGATGGGGAACTACTATATCTCAGAGTACGGCCAACACGATCGTGTACAGAAGTTTGATCGTGAAGGGACCTTTCTGTTCCAGTGGGGTGGCCATGGGCAAGAGCCAGGGCAGTTTATTCGCCCACAAAACATGGTGGTCGACGAGAATGATCACATCTGGGTCGCTGATGCATGTAACCACCGAATTCAGGTTTTCGATGCCAGTGGTGACGAGGCCAAGCTGATCAAGATTTGGGGCGAACATGGTAGTGAGCCCGGGCAAATGGGCTATCCGTACGATTTGCAGCTCGATGGAGAGGGGCATTTATACGTCATCGAATACAGCAACCATCGTGTTCAGAAATTCGATCTGGAAGGGAACAGCCTTGGTACTTGGGGTGTTTCAGGACGCGAACCAGGCCAGTTGGCCAGTCCTTGGGCCCTCGTACGGGACCAATACGGACGAATTCACGTGATCGACTCCGAGAATCACCGTGTCCAACGAATACGATTGTAG
- a CDS encoding L-threonylcarbamoyladenylate synthase: MSRISGFALNASPFDRNSYVTAKVIEVKAADDRRDVVHRAVQALAEGEIVAFPTETVYGLAVSALNPKAVHALRHAKGRPETNPFSLCVPGADTLWDYVPTASPLMCRLARRCWPGPVTLVMPCDEGSVVSRFSDDVQQAVSPSGYVGLRVPAHDLISEVMQFLPGPLALTSANRSGEPDTIHGKEVVERLGDRVGLILDDGKCRYGQPSSVVKVEANHFQMLRQGVVSESVLNHLSSYFVLFVCTGNTCRSPMAEVIMQKHLADKLGTTIDQLDQRGILVASAGIAAFPGGRAAPEAINILSARSLDLAGHASQPLSDRLVEQADLILTMTSGHRDAILARWPEARDRVQTLSCDGRDIADPIGGSEDVYRQCLEQIESEIKLRVKDLDLENLLPS, from the coding sequence ATGTCGCGCATTTCAGGATTCGCCTTAAATGCCAGCCCCTTCGATCGGAATTCGTACGTGACCGCCAAAGTCATTGAAGTTAAAGCTGCTGATGATCGCCGTGATGTCGTTCATCGCGCCGTCCAGGCATTGGCGGAAGGAGAGATCGTCGCCTTTCCAACTGAGACCGTCTACGGGCTTGCCGTTTCTGCGCTAAATCCGAAGGCGGTGCATGCATTGCGCCATGCGAAAGGGCGACCCGAGACTAATCCCTTTAGTCTTTGCGTCCCAGGTGCGGATACATTGTGGGATTATGTCCCTACTGCTTCGCCGCTGATGTGTCGCTTGGCCCGACGCTGTTGGCCAGGACCTGTTACATTGGTCATGCCTTGCGACGAAGGATCTGTTGTATCGCGATTCAGCGACGACGTTCAACAGGCCGTCTCCCCGAGTGGATACGTTGGCCTGCGTGTTCCGGCTCATGACTTGATCTCAGAAGTCATGCAGTTTCTGCCTGGTCCATTGGCATTAACCAGTGCAAACCGGTCGGGCGAACCTGACACGATTCATGGAAAAGAGGTCGTGGAGAGGTTGGGGGATCGAGTAGGATTGATCCTGGATGACGGAAAGTGCCGATACGGTCAGCCCTCCAGTGTCGTCAAAGTGGAAGCCAATCACTTCCAGATGTTACGTCAAGGTGTTGTTTCGGAGAGTGTTTTGAATCACCTGAGCAGCTATTTCGTTCTGTTTGTCTGTACTGGAAATACGTGCCGGAGCCCGATGGCGGAAGTCATCATGCAGAAACATTTGGCCGACAAACTGGGTACAACAATCGATCAGCTTGACCAGAGGGGGATTCTCGTCGCTTCCGCCGGCATCGCCGCTTTTCCTGGCGGTCGAGCTGCTCCCGAAGCGATCAACATTTTAAGCGCTCGCAGCCTCGACCTGGCAGGGCACGCCAGCCAACCGCTGAGCGATCGCTTGGTCGAGCAAGCCGACTTGATTTTGACAATGACCTCGGGACATCGCGACGCCATCCTGGCCCGTTGGCCCGAAGCACGAGACCGCGTGCAAACGCTTAGCTGTGACGGACGTGACATTGCCGATCCGATCGGTGGCTCGGAAGATGTTTACCGTCAATGTTTGGAACAAATCGAATCGGAAATCAAACTCCGGGTGAAGGACCTGGACCTGGAAAACCTGCTCCCCTCCTAA